The proteins below are encoded in one region of Belonocnema kinseyi isolate 2016_QV_RU_SX_M_011 chromosome 1, B_treatae_v1, whole genome shotgun sequence:
- the LOC117179140 gene encoding LOW QUALITY PROTEIN: UDP-glucuronosyltransferase 2A3-like (The sequence of the model RefSeq protein was modified relative to this genomic sequence to represent the inferred CDS: inserted 1 base in 1 codon), with amino-acid sequence MSNFVKHQFNYFATEQNQYVEENFGPGFPSIYELSTEMSLLFINSHYSLNGIQPFTPAVIEVGGLHIDDSEEKLIPVLQSWLDEKTLKAFYATFKNISPVLVLMKIARPKELLPGLPKNVKTHPWLPQVQVLKHKNVQVFVTHGGXMGTLESIYAGVAMVGIPLFGDQINNINSYKKKKMAVSLDFRNITETAFTEAINTILKDSDCRNNIERASKLYYDSLTTPQETAVFWTEYVIRHGNVLRSPAVDLKWYQVQLLNVYGFLVFIILFVFYIIFFDGKNFNQMCL; translated from the exons ATGTCCAATTTTGTTAagcatcaatttaattattttgcaacaGAACAAAATCAGTATGTGGAAGAAAATTTTGGACCAGGATTTCCGAGCATTTATGAACTATCAACAGAAATGTCTTTGCTCTTTATTAATTCACATTATAGTTTAAATGGTATCCAACCTTTCACTCCAGCAGTTATCGAAGTGGGAGGCCTCCACATTGACGATTCCGAAGAAAAACTTATACCG gTGCTGCAATCATGGCTGGATGAAA AAACCCTGAAAGCTTTTTAtgctacttttaaaaatatatcacctgttcttgttttaatgaaaattgcaaGGCCGAAGGAATTGCTGCCTGgtcttccaaaaaatgttaaaactcatCCATGGCTTCCCCAAGTTCAAGTTTTGA AACATAAGAATGTGCAAGTCTTTGTGACCCACGGTG TGATGGGAACGTTGGAATCGATCTACGCTGGAGTTGCAATGGTCGGAATACCCCTCTTTGGGgatcaaattaataatattaactcatataaaaagaagaaaatggcAGTCTCCTTAGACTTTAGAAATATCACTGAAACTGCTTTCACTGAGGCTATCAacacgattttaaaagattccgattGTAG AAATAACATTGAGAGGGCATCTAAACTTTATTATGATAGCCTAACCACTCCTCAAGAAACGGCCGTTTTTTGGACAGAATACGTCATAAGACATGGAAATGTGCTACGGTCTCCAGCGGTAGATTTGAAATGGTATCAAGTCCAATTATTGAATGTTTATGGTTTTCTcgtatttattatcttatttgttttttacattattttttttgatgGTAAGAACTTCAATCAGATGTGTCTGTAG